In the Colwellia sp. 20A7 genome, one interval contains:
- a CDS encoding oxidoreductase-like domain-containing protein, giving the protein MTKQLEKPTPPQDDDCCGGGACNPCVWDHYYAELQKWRIAQAKLKEQALEKE; this is encoded by the coding sequence ATGACAAAACAATTAGAAAAACCTACTCCACCGCAAGATGATGACTGTTGTGGTGGCGGAGCCTGTAATCCTTGTGTTTGGGATCATTATTATGCTGAATTACAAAAGTGGCGTATTGCGCAAGCAAAATTGAAAGAACAAGCGCTAGAAAAAGAGTAA